The following are encoded together in the Flavobacterium sp. TR2 genome:
- a CDS encoding FAD-binding and (Fe-S)-binding domain-containing protein — MNHNILPKIAAKLEDLEKELEGKLFYDHTMRLLYATDASAYKEMPLAVAIPKTKDDIRKIILFAKENNSSIIPRAAGTSLAGQVVGNGIVVDISQEFTKIIAVNQEEKSAWVEPGVIRDELNLYLKPYKLFFGPETSTSNRCMIGGMVGNNACGARSVVYGSTREHVLEIKGFLADGNEAVFGSLTNAEFEEKCNGINVVSPLEQAIYLQAKEILSSESNRNLFEANFPKKTIPRRNTGYALDLLADSSPFTDAEERFNFCKLIAGSEGTLFFSTAIKLNLVDALKPFSALICVHFESIHESLKANIEALKFNPDSVELIDHYILECTKENIEQSKNRFFVKGDPQAILAVEFLRDSQEEIDHIAREMEALMRSKNLGYHFPIVYGEDTNKVWALRKAGLGLLSNIPGDAKAVAVIEDTAVDVNDLPDFIADFNAILQERNLNCVHYAHAATGELHLRPIIDLKTEEGTALFRTIATDIAHLVKKYQGSLSGEHGDGRLRGEFIPLMLGDEIYQLFVQIKKVWDPWGIFNPGKIVNTPPMDTSLRYKAGQDTPMPETYFDFSEHNGILRAAEMCNGSGDCRKTEKSGGTMCPSYMATRDEKHTTRARANMLRETITNSAKNNRFDDENLLDVLDLCLSCKGCKSECPSNVDMAKLKAETLQQYHDKNGVKLRSKLIGHTPKINQLFASVPWLYNLSAQGLLGKWIKRGTGFAVQRQLPLMHKITFGKWMKNYNQTGDFTNGKVYLYNDEFLNYYDVEIGQTAVKLLNRLGYEVEIPKIGISGRTYLSKGMLKEAREIAEKNTRDFEAAIPADGVLIGIEPSAILSFRDEYPDLCRSDLKEKAKLFAGRTFLIEEFLAKELEAGHISPDSFTNQAERVRMHGHCFQKSLSSLVPLKKILSLPENYTVLNIPSGCCGMAGSFGYEKEHYDISMKIGELVLFPAIRAEETATLISASGTSCRHQIADGTGRKAQHPVEILFQALK; from the coding sequence ATGAATCATAATATCCTTCCAAAGATTGCAGCTAAACTTGAAGATTTAGAAAAGGAATTAGAGGGCAAATTATTTTACGACCATACGATGCGTCTGCTTTACGCAACAGATGCGAGCGCTTACAAAGAAATGCCTTTGGCTGTGGCGATTCCGAAAACTAAAGACGATATTCGAAAAATTATTCTTTTTGCGAAAGAAAACAATAGCAGCATAATTCCTCGTGCGGCTGGGACTTCACTAGCGGGACAAGTGGTAGGAAATGGAATTGTCGTAGATATTTCGCAGGAATTCACCAAGATTATTGCCGTAAATCAAGAAGAGAAGTCGGCTTGGGTCGAACCCGGAGTAATTCGCGATGAACTAAATCTTTATTTAAAACCGTATAAGCTTTTTTTCGGACCAGAAACTTCTACCAGCAATCGCTGCATGATTGGCGGTATGGTAGGAAATAATGCCTGCGGGGCGCGATCTGTTGTGTATGGATCAACTCGCGAGCACGTGCTGGAGATAAAAGGTTTTCTGGCAGACGGAAATGAAGCTGTTTTTGGTTCGTTGACCAATGCCGAATTTGAAGAAAAGTGCAACGGAATTAATGTCGTGAGTCCGTTAGAGCAGGCTATTTATCTTCAAGCCAAAGAAATACTGTCGTCTGAGAGCAACAGAAATTTATTTGAAGCTAATTTTCCTAAAAAAACGATTCCAAGAAGAAATACAGGATATGCCTTAGATTTATTGGCAGACAGCAGTCCATTTACCGATGCTGAAGAAAGATTTAATTTCTGCAAACTGATAGCAGGATCTGAAGGAACGCTGTTTTTTTCTACCGCAATAAAATTAAATCTGGTCGATGCCTTAAAACCTTTTTCTGCATTGATTTGTGTGCATTTTGAAAGCATACATGAATCTTTAAAAGCCAATATTGAAGCATTGAAATTTAATCCGGACAGTGTTGAGCTAATCGATCACTATATTTTGGAATGCACCAAAGAAAATATTGAACAAAGCAAGAATCGTTTTTTCGTAAAAGGAGACCCTCAGGCTATTTTGGCGGTCGAGTTTTTGAGAGATTCGCAAGAAGAAATCGACCACATTGCTAGGGAAATGGAAGCTTTAATGCGATCTAAAAATTTGGGGTATCATTTTCCGATTGTTTACGGTGAAGACACTAATAAAGTCTGGGCATTAAGAAAAGCTGGATTAGGTTTGCTGTCTAATATTCCGGGAGACGCCAAAGCAGTTGCCGTAATTGAAGATACAGCCGTAGACGTTAATGATTTGCCTGACTTTATAGCAGATTTTAATGCTATTTTACAAGAAAGAAATTTAAACTGTGTGCATTATGCGCACGCCGCAACGGGCGAGTTGCATCTGCGTCCTATTATTGATCTAAAAACCGAAGAAGGAACAGCCCTTTTTAGGACTATTGCAACAGATATTGCGCATTTGGTAAAAAAATACCAGGGCTCTTTGAGTGGAGAACACGGTGACGGAAGGCTTCGCGGAGAGTTTATTCCGCTGATGCTTGGAGACGAAATTTACCAGTTATTTGTTCAGATAAAAAAGGTTTGGGACCCGTGGGGCATTTTTAATCCCGGAAAAATTGTAAACACGCCTCCTATGGATACGAGTTTGCGATATAAGGCAGGTCAGGATACGCCAATGCCCGAGACTTATTTTGATTTCTCAGAACACAACGGAATTCTTCGCGCAGCCGAAATGTGCAACGGATCGGGAGATTGCAGAAAAACCGAAAAAAGCGGTGGCACGATGTGTCCAAGCTATATGGCAACCCGAGACGAAAAACACACCACCAGAGCGCGTGCCAATATGCTCAGGGAGACGATAACAAATTCAGCAAAAAACAATCGGTTTGATGATGAAAATCTGCTTGATGTTCTAGATTTATGTTTAAGCTGTAAAGGCTGTAAATCTGAATGCCCGTCAAATGTGGATATGGCCAAATTAAAAGCAGAAACATTGCAGCAGTATCATGATAAAAATGGCGTGAAATTGCGTTCAAAACTAATTGGACACACCCCAAAAATAAATCAGCTGTTTGCCTCAGTGCCTTGGCTGTATAATTTATCTGCTCAAGGCCTTTTGGGCAAGTGGATTAAGAGAGGAACTGGTTTTGCGGTACAGCGACAACTGCCTTTAATGCACAAAATTACTTTTGGAAAATGGATGAAAAATTACAATCAAACAGGCGATTTTACAAACGGAAAGGTGTATTTGTACAATGACGAATTCTTGAATTATTATGATGTTGAAATAGGGCAGACGGCTGTAAAACTTTTAAACAGATTAGGCTATGAAGTTGAGATTCCTAAAATTGGAATCAGTGGAAGAACCTATCTTTCTAAAGGAATGCTGAAAGAAGCGCGCGAAATTGCAGAAAAGAACACGAGAGATTTTGAGGCGGCGATTCCAGCAGACGGAGTTTTAATTGGAATTGAGCCTTCGGCGATATTAAGTTTTCGCGACGAATACCCTGATTTATGCCGTTCAGATCTCAAAGAGAAGGCAAAACTTTTTGCTGGAAGAACTTTTTTAATTGAGGAATTCTTGGCGAAAGAATTGGAAGCAGGACACATTTCGCCTGATAGTTTTACCAATCAAGCTGAGCGCGTGCGTATGCATGGGCACTGCTTTCAAAAAAGTCTGTCTTCTTTAGTGCCGCTAAAAAAGATACTTTCACTGCCAGAGAATTATACTGTTTTAAATATTCCAAGCGGGTGTTGCGGTATGGCAGGTTCATTTGGTTATGAAAAAGAGCACTATGATATTTCTATGAAAATTGGAGAACTGGTTTTATTTCCCGCAATTAGGGCAGAAGAAACAGCAACTTTAATTTCTGCTTCAGGAACTAGCTGCAGGCACCAGATCGCCGATGGAACTGGACGAAAAGCACAGCACCCGGTAGAGATATTATTTCAAGCTTTAAAATAA
- a CDS encoding aldo/keto reductase, translating to MSSQNQKNEINRRKFLQSTAKFAAAGIYLGVFGMPELFGNILTDKDAKAIPNVKLNNGLKMPMLGFGTYGLSGEVCQRSVVEAIAAGYRLIDTAKVYGNEKEVGSAIKQSGIDRKQLFVTSKLWVDDAGYENAKKGFEETLKKLQVEYLDLYLIHRPRGDVKGSWKAMEELYNAGKIKAIGISNFDPAQMDDLLSYAQVKPVVNQIETHAFFQQSDDYKVLKHHNIQMEAWAPFAEGRNGLFTNEVLMQIAKKHSKTTAQVSLRWHLQRGIVAIPRSSQKAHIAENLAIFDFQLDDTDMNAIEKLDLNKTQFPEWS from the coding sequence ATGAGTTCTCAAAACCAAAAAAACGAAATAAACCGTCGCAAGTTTTTACAGAGTACTGCAAAATTTGCGGCAGCAGGAATTTATTTAGGCGTATTCGGTATGCCCGAATTGTTCGGAAATATCTTGACGGATAAAGATGCAAAGGCGATTCCAAATGTTAAACTTAATAATGGTTTAAAAATGCCAATGCTCGGGTTTGGAACATACGGACTTAGTGGCGAAGTTTGTCAGCGATCTGTTGTAGAGGCGATTGCAGCAGGCTATCGTCTTATTGATACCGCAAAAGTATACGGAAATGAAAAAGAGGTTGGAAGCGCTATTAAACAAAGCGGAATTGACAGAAAACAGCTTTTTGTTACCTCCAAACTTTGGGTTGATGATGCTGGGTATGAAAATGCAAAAAAAGGTTTTGAGGAAACATTAAAAAAATTGCAGGTAGAATATCTTGACTTGTACCTGATACACCGCCCGAGAGGGGACGTAAAAGGATCTTGGAAAGCTATGGAAGAACTTTACAATGCCGGAAAAATAAAAGCTATAGGCATAAGCAACTTTGATCCTGCGCAAATGGACGATCTTTTATCTTACGCTCAAGTAAAACCAGTTGTGAATCAGATCGAAACTCATGCTTTTTTTCAGCAGTCCGATGATTATAAAGTGCTAAAACACCATAATATTCAAATGGAGGCGTGGGCACCTTTTGCAGAAGGGCGCAATGGTCTTTTTACCAATGAAGTATTAATGCAGATTGCTAAGAAACATAGCAAAACTACCGCACAAGTAAGTTTGAGATGGCATCTGCAGCGCGGTATTGTCGCTATTCCTAGATCATCGCAAAAAGCGCATATTGCAGAAAACCTCGCCATATTTGATTTCCAGCTTGACGATACCGATATGAATGCGATTGAAAAACTGGATTTAAACAAGACTCAGTTTCCAGAGTGGAGCTAA
- a CDS encoding glycosyltransferase family 4 protein has translation MKILLVGPGIMPIPSDGWGAIETLIWNQKIYCEALGHKVDILNKGGLKAAVLAKPWSYDVVHLHFDPLTKFWDTLSIYFGFKLFITSHYAYAAFQKKWDCGYEITFKNLMKSKRLIVFSQEISNVFLSNGFKGKIEVLPNGVEMKQFSFKEKTLYKKAIYLGRIEARNRQNEVTRKIVEKRSIICDFVGPIGTPDFKVDHKYVNYLGEWNRAEVHENLTNYSCLILFSDGEAHPLVVLEAMAAGLSLVISKEASANLDLSLPWVYVCDTIDEVLENAEKAINENGLYRKQIRKYAEENFDYSIIAQKYIEIIS, from the coding sequence ATGAAAATACTCCTTGTAGGACCTGGAATTATGCCAATTCCATCAGACGGTTGGGGTGCTATTGAAACACTTATTTGGAATCAGAAAATATATTGCGAGGCGCTTGGCCATAAAGTTGATATTTTAAACAAAGGAGGATTGAAGGCTGCAGTATTGGCTAAACCTTGGAGTTATGATGTTGTGCATCTGCATTTTGATCCGCTGACAAAATTTTGGGACACACTTTCTATCTATTTCGGATTTAAATTATTCATTACAAGCCATTATGCTTATGCTGCTTTTCAAAAGAAATGGGATTGCGGATATGAGATTACTTTTAAAAATTTGATGAAAAGCAAACGTTTGATTGTTTTTAGTCAAGAGATATCAAATGTATTTCTAAGCAACGGATTTAAGGGAAAAATTGAAGTGCTTCCTAATGGTGTCGAAATGAAACAGTTTTCATTTAAAGAAAAGACTTTGTATAAAAAGGCAATTTATCTAGGCAGAATTGAAGCAAGGAACAGGCAAAATGAAGTAACTAGAAAAATTGTAGAAAAAAGAAGCATAATTTGTGATTTTGTCGGTCCAATAGGCACTCCTGATTTTAAAGTTGATCATAAATATGTCAATTATTTGGGCGAATGGAATAGGGCCGAAGTGCATGAAAACCTAACAAATTATTCCTGTTTAATATTATTTAGTGATGGAGAGGCGCACCCTTTAGTGGTATTAGAAGCAATGGCAGCGGGACTTTCACTTGTGATTTCAAAAGAAGCCTCTGCCAACTTAGACCTTAGTCTTCCGTGGGTATATGTATGTGATACCATTGATGAAGTCTTAGAAAATGCAGAAAAAGCGATAAATGAAAATGGTCTCTATCGGAAGCAAATACGAAAATATGCAGAAGAAAATTTCGATTACTCCATCATAGCTCAAAAATACATTGAAATAATTAGCTAG
- a CDS encoding amino acid permease, which yields MKNNNDAAEDNQLKRGLTNRHIQLIALGGSIGTGLFLGIGPAAVLAGPSVILGYAIAGIIAFFIMRQLGEMVVEEPVSGSFSYFAYKYCGSFAGFASGWNYWILYILVSMAELTAIGVYVQFWWPEIPLWASSLFFFLVINALNFASVKVYGETEFWFSIIKVVAIIAMILFGTYLLVSGTGGEHATIHNLYNDGGFFPKGFFEKTANGSFQGLLSAMALIMFSFGGLELIGITAAEAENPEKNIPKATNQVIYRILIFYVGALVILFALSPWRQITTDSSPFVMVFQNLNGMEFELFGNKIYFTRLIANVLNLIVLTAALSVYNSSVYSNSRMLFGLADQGSAPKFLKKLNKQSVPINAILISSCFAAICILINKVIPEEAFSILMSLVVSCLVINWVMISYTHLQFRRTKDKANIKTKFASIFYPVSNYICFVFLLGILSIMWMTDMKLSVELIPIWLGILFVFYKIFKVKK from the coding sequence GTGAAAAATAATAATGATGCCGCAGAAGACAATCAGCTTAAACGCGGGCTGACTAACCGCCACATTCAATTAATTGCCCTAGGCGGATCAATAGGAACAGGTCTTTTCCTTGGCATTGGACCAGCGGCTGTATTAGCAGGACCGTCTGTAATTTTAGGATATGCCATTGCCGGAATCATCGCTTTTTTTATTATGAGACAGCTTGGCGAAATGGTTGTCGAAGAACCTGTTTCAGGAAGCTTTAGCTATTTTGCTTATAAGTATTGCGGCTCTTTTGCTGGTTTTGCATCCGGTTGGAATTATTGGATTTTATATATTCTGGTGAGTATGGCCGAACTCACAGCCATTGGTGTTTACGTGCAGTTTTGGTGGCCTGAAATTCCGCTTTGGGCATCCAGTTTATTTTTCTTTCTCGTTATTAATGCGCTGAATTTTGCCTCTGTAAAAGTGTACGGAGAAACTGAATTTTGGTTTTCTATCATAAAAGTTGTCGCCATTATAGCCATGATTCTTTTTGGAACTTACCTGCTCGTAAGCGGTACGGGAGGAGAACACGCTACAATTCATAATTTGTATAACGATGGAGGTTTCTTTCCAAAAGGTTTCTTCGAAAAAACGGCAAATGGCAGCTTTCAAGGTTTATTGTCTGCAATGGCGCTAATTATGTTTTCTTTTGGAGGTTTAGAACTAATCGGAATTACGGCAGCTGAGGCTGAAAATCCAGAAAAGAACATCCCAAAAGCAACCAATCAGGTTATTTATAGAATTCTTATATTTTATGTTGGAGCCTTGGTTATTTTATTTGCGTTATCGCCTTGGAGACAGATTACAACAGACAGCAGTCCGTTTGTAATGGTTTTTCAAAACTTAAACGGAATGGAGTTTGAGCTGTTTGGCAACAAAATATACTTTACACGTCTTATTGCCAATGTGCTTAATCTCATTGTATTAACCGCAGCTTTATCAGTGTATAACAGCAGTGTGTACAGCAACTCGAGAATGTTATTTGGTTTAGCTGATCAAGGCAGTGCTCCTAAGTTTTTAAAGAAGCTAAACAAACAATCGGTGCCAATTAATGCTATTTTAATTTCTTCCTGTTTTGCAGCCATCTGTATTTTAATCAATAAAGTAATTCCAGAAGAAGCCTTTAGTATTTTAATGTCTTTAGTGGTGTCGTGTTTAGTTATAAACTGGGTTATGATCTCGTATACGCACCTGCAATTTAGACGCACAAAAGACAAAGCGAACATTAAAACCAAGTTTGCTTCAATATTTTATCCAGTAAGCAATTACATCTGTTTTGTGTTCTTATTAGGTATTTTATCTATCATGTGGATGACAGACATGAAGTTATCTGTAGAATTAATTCCGATATGGCTAGGCATTCTTTTTGTATTTTATAAAATTTTTAAAGTAAAAAAATAA
- a CDS encoding YdeI/OmpD-associated family protein produces the protein MEKYNQDVTAYIAKMADFAKPILNHLREVIFSTCPEVEENIKWGTPHYSYKGDHLVMMGGFKQHCSFSLYKAELMKDKEIQASVKAGKKFGYMDKIKDLSELPSKEILAAYIREAMILNENGTAKPKPTKEKSTAEVVAPQEFMDALKKDSKAIEIFESKSPSFRKNYIIWIADAKTDETRNKRIAQALEWIAEGKDRFWQSKK, from the coding sequence ATGGAAAAATATAACCAAGACGTTACGGCTTACATTGCAAAAATGGCTGACTTTGCAAAACCTATTTTGAACCATTTGCGAGAAGTAATTTTTAGCACCTGTCCCGAAGTGGAAGAAAATATTAAATGGGGAACGCCTCATTATTCTTATAAAGGAGATCATTTAGTTATGATGGGCGGTTTTAAACAGCATTGTTCTTTTAGTCTATACAAAGCTGAATTGATGAAAGACAAGGAGATTCAAGCAAGTGTAAAAGCAGGTAAAAAATTTGGGTATATGGACAAAATCAAAGATTTGTCTGAGCTGCCAAGCAAAGAAATATTGGCCGCATATATTAGAGAGGCAATGATTTTGAATGAAAATGGAACTGCTAAACCCAAACCAACAAAAGAAAAATCAACTGCAGAAGTTGTAGCTCCTCAAGAATTTATGGATGCCTTAAAAAAGGACAGCAAAGCAATCGAAATTTTTGAAAGCAAATCGCCGTCATTCCGTAAAAATTATATTATTTGGATTGCAGATGCAAAGACAGACGAAACTAGAAATAAAAGAATTGCGCAAGCACTAGAATGGATTGCAGAAGGAAAAGATAGGTTTTGGCAATCCAAGAAATAA
- a CDS encoding DUF1826 domain-containing protein: MTNIFSDNSQIGVVSTFSELVQTNFKDEMNALCWYRNLEGDFKEIADKLSLKENITEVFPEDLKALQLSEQGSIARETILNDLQLLADFGASPSLNLLKCYERDDEFDFISTDVYSFHVDRSPIATDTFLCTYHGAASDIVSNPQAEQKILIPEIRAKLKELHDGAEEEFEDFLKENYFDLHYQVHANAKPINLGTGHLWRLAVDHPKQEVQPCIHRAPLENEGEYRLLLIC; the protein is encoded by the coding sequence ATGACCAATATATTTTCTGATAACAGCCAAATTGGAGTAGTATCTACCTTCTCCGAACTTGTGCAAACCAATTTCAAAGATGAGATGAATGCGCTTTGCTGGTACAGAAACTTAGAGGGCGACTTCAAAGAAATTGCAGACAAGTTATCGTTAAAAGAAAATATAACAGAAGTTTTTCCTGAAGACTTAAAAGCGCTTCAACTCTCAGAACAAGGAAGCATCGCAAGAGAAACAATTTTAAATGATTTGCAATTATTAGCCGATTTTGGAGCTTCGCCTTCTCTTAATTTACTGAAGTGCTACGAACGCGACGATGAATTTGACTTCATATCTACTGATGTGTATTCGTTTCATGTCGATCGTTCGCCCATTGCAACAGATACTTTTTTATGCACCTATCATGGAGCGGCAAGCGATATTGTTTCTAATCCTCAAGCAGAACAAAAAATCCTGATTCCAGAAATTCGAGCAAAACTGAAAGAGCTTCATGATGGAGCAGAAGAGGAGTTTGAAGACTTTTTGAAAGAAAATTATTTTGATTTGCATTATCAGGTACACGCCAATGCCAAGCCTATTAACTTAGGCACAGGACATCTTTGGCGTCTGGCTGTGGATCATCCAAAACAAGAAGTGCAGCCCTGCATTCATAGAGCGCCACTAGAAAACGAAGGAGAATATCGTTTGTTACTTATTTGTTGA
- a CDS encoding MEDS domain-containing protein, with protein sequence MTKETSFTVCGEPLTAPMHICGFFDSREQQYEVIIPYIMEGLKANDKVINILEGNRHGEHCRCLADNGISIAEKLSTGQLEVLASENSYIKDGEFAAEKMYKMLEQTLLSASRAGYDSVRACGDMVWALKNLPGTEELLEYEARLNLLTPQHSVSLICMYDISSFSQSALTDILLTHPYVIKDGKISKNPHYVEPLELLSSLTSRTGALKS encoded by the coding sequence ATGACTAAAGAAACTTCTTTTACGGTATGTGGAGAACCATTGACAGCTCCAATGCACATTTGCGGTTTTTTCGATTCCAGAGAACAGCAATATGAAGTAATCATTCCTTATATCATGGAAGGATTGAAAGCAAATGATAAAGTAATTAATATCCTTGAAGGAAACCGTCATGGGGAGCACTGCCGTTGCTTAGCCGATAATGGAATATCTATTGCCGAAAAACTGTCAACTGGCCAATTGGAAGTACTAGCTTCTGAGAATTCTTATATAAAGGATGGAGAGTTTGCTGCCGAAAAAATGTACAAAATGCTCGAACAGACTTTATTATCAGCTTCAAGAGCGGGTTATGATAGTGTTAGAGCGTGCGGCGATATGGTATGGGCTCTCAAGAACCTACCAGGAACCGAAGAACTTTTAGAGTACGAGGCTAGACTGAACTTGCTTACTCCGCAACATTCAGTTTCATTAATTTGTATGTACGATATCAGCAGTTTCAGCCAAAGTGCGCTCACAGATATATTGCTGACACATCCTTATGTGATCAAGGATGGAAAAATTAGCAAAAACCCGCATTATGTAGAGCCTCTAGAATTGCTTTCTAGTCTTACTTCTCGAACTGGTGCGCTTAAATCCTAA
- a CDS encoding META domain-containing protein, with translation MMKRFKCMYVFVVVLLSTFTYGQESLKMFVKESKVPCTGVGPMECLQVKYDNDKEWQLFYDHIEGFNFEKGNRYEIMVTRTKRQEPIPADASAYQYKLKSIISKTPVSKEKGIYNTKMVLTQLNGKKINSGKAFITINDETGTISGKNGCNNFNVKYTKLSSKNQIKTNSPMGTLMACDSESMKLEQDFSAAITNKKFKIVKKNNKVQFKNTKNKVVMEFSIPTQNELWAFIGKNNWKLIALENVGQDYGKASIKFNVAEKKVSGNTGCNNFAGTYETSGDTISFDKIAATLMACIGEEGNKTEQKILSYLNNKDLRFDVADQTLNFYLNDKLVMMFGITK, from the coding sequence ATGATGAAAAGATTTAAATGTATGTATGTTTTTGTAGTAGTGTTATTATCAACATTCACGTACGGTCAGGAAAGTTTAAAAATGTTTGTAAAAGAAAGCAAAGTGCCATGTACAGGTGTGGGACCTATGGAATGTCTACAGGTTAAGTACGATAACGACAAAGAATGGCAGCTTTTTTATGATCATATTGAAGGTTTTAATTTTGAAAAAGGAAATCGATATGAGATAATGGTAACGAGAACAAAAAGGCAAGAACCGATTCCTGCTGATGCTTCTGCATACCAATATAAATTGAAAAGCATTATTTCGAAAACCCCTGTAAGCAAGGAAAAAGGAATTTATAATACAAAAATGGTTTTGACTCAGTTAAACGGTAAAAAGATAAACAGCGGAAAAGCATTTATCACCATTAATGATGAAACTGGTACAATAAGCGGTAAAAACGGATGTAATAATTTTAATGTAAAGTATACCAAGCTTTCTTCAAAAAATCAAATCAAGACCAATTCTCCTATGGGAACTTTAATGGCTTGTGATAGCGAAAGCATGAAATTGGAACAAGATTTTAGCGCTGCAATAACCAATAAAAAGTTCAAAATTGTAAAGAAAAACAATAAAGTGCAGTTTAAAAACACTAAGAACAAAGTTGTTATGGAATTTTCTATACCAACTCAAAACGAGTTATGGGCTTTTATTGGAAAAAACAACTGGAAACTAATCGCACTTGAAAATGTTGGACAGGATTACGGAAAAGCTTCTATTAAGTTTAATGTGGCAGAAAAAAAGGTGAGCGGAAATACAGGTTGCAACAATTTCGCTGGAACTTATGAAACTAGCGGTGATACTATTTCTTTTGATAAAATAGCAGCTACATTAATGGCGTGTATTGGTGAAGAAGGGAATAAAACAGAGCAAAAAATATTGTCTTATTTAAACAATAAAGACCTGCGTTTTGACGTAGCAGACCAAACGCTTAATTTTTATCTTAACGATAAATTGGTCATGATGTTTGGCATCACAAAATAA
- a CDS encoding porin family protein, with product MKKYHLLSVFFFFSLAMSAQSAQSFLLNLYGGYTFSDRVDFDSSYAKVEDGFEYGLGLEYFIMDNASIELKYNRLDTHMPLYTKVRIDNGANTIPAGTQINAGDDKGAINYILADYTYYFGSSSQKALPFLGAGLGVSILETPRSGNGTYFAWEIKGGVKVKTNSPLSINLHAYLQSMSAAVGYDYYWDYYWGPIAVNDYASTFQFGLGASLSYDFSK from the coding sequence ATGAAAAAGTATCATTTATTATCTGTCTTTTTTTTCTTTTCACTGGCAATGTCGGCGCAAAGCGCTCAGTCTTTTTTGCTTAACCTGTATGGAGGGTATACTTTTTCCGACAGAGTAGATTTTGATTCTTCTTACGCAAAGGTAGAAGATGGTTTTGAGTACGGTTTAGGTTTGGAATATTTTATAATGGATAATGCTTCGATAGAATTGAAGTATAACAGACTTGATACCCATATGCCTCTGTATACAAAAGTTCGTATAGACAATGGCGCAAACACTATTCCTGCAGGAACTCAGATTAACGCTGGCGATGATAAAGGTGCGATCAATTACATACTGGCAGATTATACGTATTACTTTGGCTCAAGCTCCCAAAAAGCGCTTCCTTTTCTTGGTGCGGGCTTAGGGGTTTCGATTCTTGAAACGCCAAGAAGCGGTAACGGAACTTATTTTGCTTGGGAGATTAAAGGCGGTGTGAAGGTAAAAACGAACTCGCCATTGTCAATTAATCTTCACGCATATCTGCAGTCTATGTCTGCTGCTGTAGGATACGACTATTATTGGGACTACTATTGGGGACCAATAGCAGTTAATGATTATGCATCAACATTTCAGTTCGGGCTTGGCGCTTCTCTAAGCTATGATTTCAGCAAATAG
- a CDS encoding ferritin-like domain-containing protein, whose protein sequence is MKDLFIDSLKDIYWAENALVSALPKMAANASSAGLSGTILEHLSVTQNQVSRLEKVFDLLGEKVEGKKCEAMAGLLKEGDNILSETAPGAVRDAGIIAASQKIEHYEIASYGTLVAFAKAIGENDAAKLLTQTLAEEKEAGTGRDQGGLWCTGRAKNILMTSLIDAGYSEDEAEALIDKLMWYNTPEFPTAGEMLDAGFVGADYYFKNDKNKVMHLNFDFGKTAQNEEDSKKKASGLSDLISNFTNLSSGTYKWNGTSWAKQ, encoded by the coding sequence TTGAAAGATTTATTTATAGACAGCCTCAAAGATATTTACTGGGCAGAAAATGCTTTAGTCAGTGCTTTGCCAAAGATGGCAGCCAACGCATCGTCTGCGGGTCTTTCGGGAACTATTTTAGAACATCTTTCTGTGACTCAAAATCAGGTTTCAAGACTAGAAAAAGTTTTTGATTTGCTGGGAGAAAAAGTTGAAGGCAAAAAATGTGAGGCAATGGCAGGCTTATTAAAAGAAGGCGACAACATTCTTTCAGAAACGGCTCCTGGAGCAGTTAGAGATGCAGGAATCATTGCTGCATCGCAAAAAATAGAGCATTATGAAATTGCATCGTACGGAACATTGGTGGCTTTTGCAAAAGCCATTGGAGAAAATGATGCCGCAAAATTGTTGACACAGACTCTTGCAGAAGAAAAAGAAGCAGGAACTGGTAGAGACCAAGGAGGTCTTTGGTGTACAGGAAGGGCTAAAAATATTTTAATGACTTCACTAATTGATGCAGGTTATTCAGAAGATGAAGCTGAAGCTTTGATTGATAAATTGATGTGGTACAATACTCCTGAATTTCCTACTGCAGGTGAAATGTTAGATGCAGGTTTTGTAGGTGCTGATTATTATTTTAAAAACGATAAAAATAAAGTTATGCACTTAAATTTTGATTTTGGTAAAACAGCTCAAAATGAGGAAGATTCAAAAAAGAAAGCTAGTGGATTGTCTGATTTAATATCTAATTTTACAAACTTATCTTCTGGTACATATAAATGGAATGGAACGTCTTGGGCAAAACAATAA